A DNA window from Flavisolibacter ginsenosidimutans contains the following coding sequences:
- a CDS encoding cold-shock protein, which produces MARSQQSFSKREKEKQRAKEKQEKKEKMAERKATKKEQSLEDMMAYIDENGNLSSTPPDPSKMKSFNADEIEIGVPQQKPLSPEELIRQGSVSFFNSAKGFGFIKDSQTGESVFFHQKNLSFLVKEGDRLIFETEMGDRGPVAINVKKQP; this is translated from the coding sequence ATGGCGAGATCGCAACAGTCCTTCAGTAAAAGAGAAAAAGAAAAACAACGGGCAAAAGAAAAACAAGAGAAAAAAGAAAAGATGGCTGAACGCAAAGCCACAAAAAAGGAACAGTCTTTAGAAGACATGATGGCCTACATTGACGAGAACGGCAACCTTTCTTCTACCCCGCCCGATCCATCAAAAATGAAATCGTTCAACGCCGATGAAATTGAGATTGGTGTGCCGCAGCAAAAGCCGCTGAGCCCGGAAGAGTTAATCCGGCAGGGTTCTGTCAGCTTTTTTAATTCGGCAAAAGGCTTTGGTTTTATTAAAGACAGCCAGACCGGTGAAAGCGTCTTCTTTCATCAAAAAAACTTATCCTTTCTGGTTAAAGAAGGCGATCGCCTGATCTTTGAAACGGAAATGGGCGATAGAGGCCCCGTGGCGATTAACGTAAAAAAACAACCATAA
- a CDS encoding fatty acid desaturase, producing the protein MAFIDDVLQQPSYGWKTGNGTLVKPDSKRLWREALNRMNIFSSKKNWISFSSLMMIVCLLPFLYAFLFHYFSWKLLLAFLVYAMIFMGTHGTIWFHRYCTHKAFRFSHPLWRVLTQNLVIKTLAEEIYVVSHHVHHSKSDEPGDPYNAQAGFLYCMLAEFNHQRISTDLSKEDYQKVLHFMNHTGVKANTYNQYKKWASVASPFYTVSVWFLNWTFWFAAFYLIGGLGLVCALFSAALFWFVLVRAFNYTGHGKGEKKHVEGVDFDRSNLSVNQLRPGLFAGEWHNNHHLYPGSARAGFLSYQLDLPWIYIYTLYKLGAVSSYRDSKQDFLRKYMAKQEAVRI; encoded by the coding sequence ATGGCTTTTATTGACGATGTATTGCAACAACCCTCCTACGGATGGAAGACCGGGAACGGTACTCTTGTAAAACCAGATTCAAAACGTCTTTGGCGCGAAGCGCTTAACCGCATGAATATTTTCAGTTCTAAAAAAAATTGGATTTCGTTCAGCAGCCTGATGATGATTGTTTGCCTGTTGCCTTTTTTGTACGCCTTCCTGTTTCATTATTTTTCATGGAAACTCCTTCTTGCGTTTTTGGTTTACGCCATGATTTTTATGGGAACACACGGCACCATCTGGTTTCACCGGTACTGTACGCACAAGGCCTTCCGTTTTAGCCATCCTTTATGGCGAGTGCTTACACAAAACCTTGTGATAAAAACATTGGCCGAAGAAATTTACGTCGTGTCGCACCATGTTCATCATTCAAAGTCCGATGAACCCGGCGATCCGTACAATGCACAAGCGGGTTTTTTGTACTGCATGTTGGCCGAGTTCAATCATCAGCGCATTTCAACCGATCTTTCGAAAGAAGATTATCAGAAAGTGCTTCATTTTATGAACCATACTGGCGTCAAAGCCAATACCTATAATCAGTATAAAAAATGGGCGTCGGTCGCATCGCCTTTCTATACAGTTTCTGTTTGGTTTTTAAACTGGACGTTTTGGTTTGCAGCTTTTTACCTTATCGGAGGTCTTGGGCTGGTTTGTGCTTTGTTCAGCGCAGCGCTTTTCTGGTTTGTACTTGTTCGTGCGTTTAATTATACGGGGCACGGCAAAGGAGAGAAGAAGCACGTGGAAGGCGTGGATTTTGATCGCAGCAATCTTTCGGTAAACCAATTACGCCCCGGCCTTTTCGCGGGTGAGTGGCACAATAATCACCACCTTTATCCGGGTTCGGCAAGAGCAGGTTTTCTTTCGTATCAATTGGATCTTCCGTGGATTTACATTTATACTTTGTACAAATTGGGAGCCGTCTCATCTTACCGCGATTCCAAGCAGGATTTCCTGCGAAAATATATGGCGAAACAAGAGGCAGTAAGAATATGA
- a CDS encoding nucleotidyl transferase AbiEii/AbiGii toxin family protein: MASIYLHEHSQFADLLAIVAEAKGILPTLVEKDYWIMHVLHGLKKQALKFELKGGTSLSKGYGIIHRFSEDIDIHIHPPAELGVEVNPKKTKEQHVLSRKSFYDWLAANLQIDGIEKAERDTAFDDEDAYRSGGIRLLYDSLTEPITGVKSGILLEAGFDTVTPNKELTISSWALDYALESEVPGLINNQAIAIACYHPGYTFVEKLQTIATKFRKEQEGAAKQLNYMRQYYDIYCLLNHPEVQSFIGTAEYETHKQKRFPKADLQVPLLENEAFLLSDPEIRADFTKRYEATKNLYYQGQPNFEEVLARIRDNLNRL; encoded by the coding sequence ATGGCCTCTATTTACCTGCACGAACATTCCCAATTTGCCGATTTGTTAGCTATTGTTGCGGAAGCAAAAGGGATACTACCCACGCTGGTAGAAAAAGATTATTGGATCATGCATGTATTGCATGGTCTAAAGAAACAGGCGCTGAAATTTGAACTCAAAGGCGGAACTTCTCTATCAAAAGGGTATGGCATTATTCACCGGTTTTCAGAAGACATCGATATTCATATACACCCGCCAGCGGAGCTGGGCGTTGAGGTAAACCCGAAGAAAACCAAAGAACAACATGTTCTTTCACGAAAAAGTTTTTATGACTGGCTGGCCGCTAACCTTCAAATCGATGGGATTGAAAAAGCTGAGCGAGACACAGCATTTGACGATGAGGATGCTTATCGAAGTGGGGGAATTCGCCTTTTATATGATTCACTAACAGAACCAATCACAGGGGTAAAATCCGGAATTTTACTGGAAGCAGGGTTTGATACCGTCACACCTAATAAGGAACTTACCATATCCTCCTGGGCACTAGACTATGCCTTGGAAAGCGAAGTGCCGGGATTGATCAATAACCAGGCAATAGCGATAGCTTGCTATCATCCGGGGTATACTTTTGTGGAAAAGCTGCAAACCATTGCCACTAAGTTTCGCAAGGAGCAGGAAGGTGCTGCCAAGCAGCTAAACTACATGCGTCAGTATTATGATATTTATTGCTTGCTGAACCATCCCGAAGTGCAAAGCTTTATAGGCACAGCAGAATATGAGACTCACAAGCAAAAGCGCTTTCCAAAAGCAGATTTACAGGTTCCGCTTTTAGAAAATGAAGCGTTTTTATTGTCTGATCCTGAGATCCGCGCAGACTTTACAAAACGCTATGAAGCAACAAAGAACCTTTATTATCAAGGGCAACCCAATTTTGAGGAAGTACTTGCTCGGATCAGGGATAATTTAAATAGACTATAG
- a CDS encoding short-chain dehydrogenase encodes MNIEDIEKFFEKKAIINEDYVKITFKQREAIYGLFLKDADYGYLKAKNFWRIVPQSQLEAYKTTKNPNLARVFNGAEFSKLATYEESFN; translated from the coding sequence ATGAACATTGAAGACATTGAAAAGTTTTTTGAAAAAAAAGCAATCATTAACGAAGATTACGTCAAGATTACCTTTAAACAACGAGAAGCGATTTACGGTTTGTTTTTAAAAGACGCCGATTACGGTTATTTAAAAGCAAAGAACTTCTGGCGCATCGTGCCGCAGAGCCAATTGGAAGCTTACAAGACAACAAAAAATCCAAACCTGGCAAGGGTTTTCAACGGTGCTGAGTTTTCAAAGCTAGCGACATACGAAGAGAGCTTTAACTAA
- a CDS encoding type II toxin-antitoxin system HigB family toxin, with protein MKVHLIKRQTIEDFVKANAQSRRSLEDWLEKVRYAGWNLPEDMQDTFGSADLLGNGSNRVVFDIAGNNYRMICKYVFGEKQVHLFVCWIGSHAAYDKLCKKNEQYTVNIY; from the coding sequence ATGAAGGTTCATCTTATCAAAAGGCAAACCATCGAAGATTTTGTAAAGGCAAATGCTCAAAGCAGGCGTTCTCTCGAAGACTGGCTGGAAAAGGTAAGATATGCGGGTTGGAACTTACCAGAAGATATGCAAGACACTTTTGGTTCTGCAGATTTATTGGGTAATGGTTCTAACAGAGTAGTCTTTGATATCGCAGGCAATAACTACAGAATGATTTGCAAATATGTTTTTGGAGAGAAGCAGGTGCATTTATTTGTATGTTGGATTGGCAGTCATGCCGCCTATGATAAGCTGTGCAAGAAGAATGAACAATACACAGTAAACATTTATTAA
- a CDS encoding RNA recognition motif domain-containing protein, producing MNILVFNLSVNIIGSDLVQLFSAYGEVSYAAVVRDKISGRSKGSAFLEMPHEAEAEQAILALNRMLLDGKKIVVQEVAYKPGEFNN from the coding sequence ATGAATATTTTGGTATTTAATTTAAGTGTAAACATTATTGGCAGCGATCTTGTGCAATTGTTTTCTGCTTACGGCGAAGTAAGTTATGCTGCTGTTGTGCGTGATAAAATTAGCGGCCGCTCCAAAGGCAGTGCTTTTTTGGAGATGCCGCACGAAGCCGAAGCAGAGCAAGCGATTTTAGCTCTCAATCGCATGCTGCTTGACGGCAAAAAGATTGTGGTGCAGGAGGTTGCTTACAAACCGGGCGAATTCAACAATTAA
- a CDS encoding RNA recognition motif domain-containing protein: MNIYVSNLSFDVKDEDLREFFTPYGEVTSAKIINDKFTGKSRGFGFVEMTDAAAASKAIQELNDATVDGRNIKVMEAKPKEDRPARSNSGGGFRNNGGGGYNKSRW, encoded by the coding sequence ATGAACATTTATGTTTCGAATTTAAGCTTCGATGTAAAGGACGAAGACTTAAGAGAATTTTTTACACCCTACGGTGAAGTTACCTCGGCCAAAATCATCAACGACAAATTCACCGGCAAAAGTCGTGGCTTTGGCTTTGTAGAAATGACCGACGCAGCCGCCGCCAGCAAAGCAATCCAGGAACTGAACGATGCAACGGTTGACGGCAGAAACATCAAGGTCATGGAAGCCAAGCCAAAAGAAGACCGGCCTGCCCGCAGCAACAGCGGCGGCGGTTTCCGCAACAACGGCGGCGGTGGTTACAACAAAAGCAGGTGGTAA
- a CDS encoding helix-turn-helix domain-containing protein gives METLKYRVIKTKTQYNQYCKELENLLEKEGGKRMQDEIDLLTLLIEKWDSEHNSFDEVDPIRLLHSLMEEHNIKPKDLVHLLDVSKGYVSEILHYKKGLSKDVLRKLSKYFKVSQEAFNRPYKLKVAENSRFKNASVMNTTKKLVPS, from the coding sequence ATGGAAACGCTTAAATACAGAGTCATTAAAACGAAAACGCAGTACAATCAATATTGTAAGGAGTTGGAAAACCTTTTGGAAAAAGAAGGAGGTAAGCGAATGCAGGATGAGATCGACCTATTGACCCTATTAATTGAAAAGTGGGACAGTGAACACAATAGTTTTGATGAGGTAGACCCCATTCGACTTCTTCATTCATTAATGGAAGAGCACAACATCAAGCCAAAAGATTTAGTCCATCTTTTAGATGTCAGCAAAGGGTATGTTTCCGAAATCCTGCATTATAAAAAGGGGCTATCAAAAGACGTGCTTCGTAAGTTGTCTAAGTATTTTAAAGTGTCGCAGGAAGCATTTAACCGGCCTTATAAATTAAAAGTGGCTGAGAACTCCCGGTTCAAGAATGCTAGCGTCATGAACACAACAAAGAAATTAGTGCCTTCTTAA